The following are encoded together in the Lactuca sativa cultivar Salinas chromosome 1, Lsat_Salinas_v11, whole genome shotgun sequence genome:
- the LOC111896709 gene encoding uncharacterized protein LOC111896709 has product MSYSSSSEEFQTIFDTAIACVQMVEQTYIVVCNNAAASSQRRTRRYICRKHEEANQRLVQDYFAENAIYQGYYFHRRFRMFKGLFERIVEDVTRECNFFQQRYDARGTPGFTPLQKCTAALRQLAYGIPPDALDESFRMSARIARDGLHFFCKTVI; this is encoded by the coding sequence ATGTCATATTCTTCATCTTCTGAAGAATTTCAAACTATTTTTGATACCGCTATTGCGTGTGTTCAAATGGTGGAACAAACATACATCGTTGTATGTAACAACGCAGCTGCAAGTTCTCAACGGAGAACACGAAGATATATTTGCAGAAAACATGAAGAAGCCAACCAACGTTTGGTGCAAGACTATTTTGCAGAGAATGCCATTTATCAAGGGTATTATTTTCATAGGCGCTTCAGAATGTTCAAAGGTTTATTCGAACGTATAGTTGAAGATGTAACAAGGGAGTGCAATTTTTTCCAACAACGCTACGATGCTAGAGGTACACCCGGTTTCACTCCCTTACAAAAATGCACGGCCGCACTTCGTCAGTTAGCATATGGCATTCCGCCTGATGCGTTAGACGAAAGTTTTAGGATGTCTGCTAGGATCGCACGAGATGGTCTCCATTTTTTCTGCAAAACTGTGATTTAG
- the LOC111896710 gene encoding uncharacterized protein LOC111896710, whose product MGNLPEVIMVTQRSYLKQLHHKICGFGMVFFGSPGSINDINVLNRSPIFNNIYDRSAPNSSFQVRGTPYKYGYYLVDGIYPEYDVFVKSFTTPHASRRKKFKIAQERARKDVERAFGALKKRWFILKKPAAYLGKEKL is encoded by the coding sequence ATGGGCAATTTACCTGAGGTGATCATGGTCACCCAACGGTCATACTTAAAGCAGTTGCATCACAAGATATGTGGATTTGGCATGGTTTTTTTTGGTTCTCCTGGTTCAATTAACGACATCAACGTTCTTAATCGTTCACCAATATTTAACAACATATACGATAGATCTGCACCAAATTCTTCTTTTCAAGTGCGTGGAACGCCATATAAATATGGTTATTATCTGGTCGATGGAATCTATCCTGAGTATGATGTGTTTGTTAAATCGTTTACAACTCCACATGCTTCTAGACGAAAGAAATTCAAGATAGCTCAAGAAAGAGCTAGGAAAGATGTTGAGCGTGCTTTTGGAGCTCTAAAGAAACGGTGGTTCATATTGAAAAAACCAGCAGCTTATTTAGGCAAGGAAAAACTTTAA